The Besnoitia besnoiti strain Bb-Ger1 chromosome IV, whole genome shotgun sequence genome contains a region encoding:
- a CDS encoding hypothetical protein (encoded by transcript BESB_054080) — protein sequence MGNSLGVDVTACTVRVVSVATSPQRPSAAPSSDSPSSASPSYASASSSLSSLSSSGDGILRPSSSALSPSAGAAASSLASSSFSPASLAATPRSAACRGSADHAGEEWRAQSRQRLFVHGVLKKLLPRIELQRLHHALPCSRCCSESRPSPAPAAQGAEGAAGEEAPARRGRHQERREGEARSSAEAASEREETASRAGRAPRREDAESPTPAWPPEASRAAECAGGAPYEGEERNGENGAVPCACTSACSSVVYLWSMDWADLETVLPRALPFLERGCRIALTGNGCFELQKLLQRHLILYAFPSLSPGAAAASLSASASAGGIPSPRPSAAAAASAAAAASAAAAASAAPASAAPLLCGDGRGSGPSRSAAAGGERRAPLSSFFPLPAEDVAAALHAESLEERREKARSLTVTFERESVCIIEAFHFLMQHFPSTVFRYEGTRRAMNEAPTKGHEADEFYECPLTPEERSAFYPYLLVNLKAGVSFHKVFAAPSARTHLYRLRDEQTLRFSCTSSSASAAVKGEAEEAEALEGSEDDEASQKGAGGRPPSSVVCAVSSPPSASASAPLFWESSCTSQRIGGSTIGGATFMGLCRLLLPGEWSPKDLLQLAATGDNRVCDMLVRDIYGGGYDAIGLKPCTIASTFGKLQHIPLKFLRDYAIWESDTESVAPRRHRRAARSQEARWRRRRDWGDLEPAGEAVCPPGARRPPRVSCREAEPNGVGGRATRAAQETAGAVASRACAEAGSAAAREGVETRGELLSSEATLSRASVDGVESREVREGRSPSREAERRSVDVASETKRKDAESVSAGNAHAGGECGAAAYEASAEETEGEARGNVDPRGDSDAWEGEESDACSCCSCCCASSGSESCSSGARGDLDDDSWGSSVLEEEDEEWSEEDSLSGSPAEGGDETAGCGATTRDQKSPFFTFSSVSNSLARQGTNLLKTDAPHSQDVEGQCGTERETERFSRGSFDADLIKLDGDGKRDICLQYRRPTGPDIVRSLLTLMSFNVAQQAYLHAALHGLKRIALVGFLLDVPAFLASLQHSVRFWSKNEVRVFFCSLSPFLGALGASLAHARFLFATRGSGRAVDVQGDDFFSAPHSPSSLACSACGHASASAKSKCEKSPSYLSISCSSSTRTSSPFYPSDPSAGLSPVRHDASALPAQSAASHRAAASSLAPCPQGVSSSSASSPGFSSLSSAAFSSSLFSGSPPFSLAGGDRRDVRVRARASGCGVGGDAKAAGEAKRPAGEEGDGLGSGVPRRPASSRALSQPARGSEDARVHVSGFHGAGEGADGAEEERDGGHALARGGAHPLALLPINSRQQRGCVCCLLSPASSASSLEASAGSAEAEAAPLVGDESRGSWQRPLLPLAFLHSSALTQEPGLPAAALPACATDEVSPAEALSASSLFPPIFRTSPHPPFSPATPTSFVPSDAPFSTRAASLSLPRSSPSFAASFSSLSASSAACARPSARRAPAFSPSFAEDAHELAASPASPPPLLPPPLLPPPPPFLPPVASCFYLLPRREDWRGPEKEHAANAAVHDAERLRERER from the exons ATGGGTAACTCCCTCGGAGTCGATGTGACGGCCTGCACTGTCCGCGTCGTTTCCGTGGCTACGAGCCCGCAGCgcccttccgcggcgccctcctccgactcgccctcctccgcctcgccctcctacgcgtctgcttcctcctcgctctcctctctctcttcgtctggtGACGGCATTTTGCGTCCGTCTTCTAGCGCGttgtcgccgtctgcgggcgccgcggcctcgagtctcgcgtcgtcttccttctcgcctgcgtctctcgcagctactccgcgctcggcggcgtgtCGAGGGAGCGCCGAccacgccggcgaggagtggcgggcgcagagccgccAGAGGCTCTTCGTGCATGGCGTGCTGAAGAAGCTCCTGCCTCGCATCGAGCTCCAGCGACTCCATCACGCCCTGCCCTGCTCCCGATGCTGCTCCGAAAGCCGCCCGagccccgcccccgccgcgcagggcgcggaaggcgcggcgggcgaggaggcgcccgcgcgcagagggcggcaccaggagagacgcgagggcgaggcgcgaagctccgcagaggcggccagcgagagagaagagacggcgagccgcgccggcagagctccgcgcagagaggacgcggagtcgccgacgccggctTGGCCCCCCGAGGcgtcgcgagccgcggaatgcgcaggcggcgcgccttatgagggcgaggagaggaacgGAGAGAACGGCGCAGTCCCGTGCGCCTGCACATCGGCGTGTTCGAGTGTCGTCTATCTGTGGAGCATGGACTGGGCGGATCTCGAGACCgtcctgcctcgcgcgctgccgttccttgagcgcggctgccgcatcGCGCTGACTGGCAACGGCTGCTtcgagctgcagaagctgctCCAGAGACACCTCATCCTGTACGCTttcccctccctctccccgggcgccgcggctgcgtcgctctctgcttcggCCTCCGCTGGGGGGattccttctcctcgtccttctgctgcggcagcggcttctgctgcggcagcggcttctgctgcggcagcggcttccgctgcgcccgcgtcggcggcgcctcttctctgtggAGATGGGCGAGGGAGCGGTCCatcgcggagcgccgcggcgggaggcgagcgtcgcgcgccccTGAGCAGCTTCTTCCCGCTGCCCGCGGAGGACGTCGCGGCGGCTTTGCATGCGGAGAGTCTGGAGGAACgccgagagaaagcgaggtCGCTGACTGTCACTTTTGAGCGCGAGAGCGTGTGCATCATCGAGGCCTTCCACTTCCTCATGCAGCACTTCCCTTCAACTGTCTTCCGCTACGAGGG gacgcgccgcgcgatgAATGAAGCGCCGACAAAGGGACATGAAGCCGACGAGTTCTACGAGTG CCCTTTGACGCCGGAGGAGCGGAGTGCGTTTTATCCGTATCTCCTGGTGAATTTGAAGGCGGGCGTGAGCTTCCATAAGGTGTTcgcagcgccgtctgcgAGGACGCATCTCTATCGCCTGCGCGATGAGCAGACGCTGCGCTTCTCTTGtacttcttcttcggcgtctgcggcggtgaagggggaggcggaggaggcagaggcgcttgAAGGCtctgaggacgacgaggcttcgcagaagggcgcaggggggcggccgccgtcgtctgtgGTGTGTGCGGTCTCGTCGCCCCCTtcagcctccgcgtctgcgccatTGTTTTGGGAATCTTCTTGCACCAGTCAGCGAATCGGCGGCTCAACGatcggcggcgcgacgtTCATGGGGTTGTGCAG ACTGCTGCTGCCGGGAGAGTGGAGCCCGAAGGATCTCCTGCAGCTGGCCGCGACGGGCGACAACCGCGTCTGCGACATGCTCGTCCGCGACATCTACGGCGGCGGCTACGACGCAATTGGGCTCAAGCCTTGCACGATTGCGTCCACCTTCGGGAAGCTCCAGCACATTCCCCTCAAGTTCTTGAGAGACTACGCGATCTGGGAGTCCGACACCGAGAGCGTCGCGCCAAGGAGGCaccgacgcgcggcgaggagccaGGAAgcgcggtggcggcggagacgcgactGGGGGGATCTGGAGCCAGCCGGCGAGGCGGTCTGTCCCCccggcgcccgtcgcccgcctcgcgtttcgtgccgcgaggccgagccGAACGGAgtcggcggacgcgcgaccCGAGCCGCCCAGGAGACTGCCGGCGCGGTGGCGAGTCGCGCGTGTGCGGAGGCAGGCAgtgcggcagcgagggagggagTGGAGACGCGAGGGGAACTTCTTTCCAGCGAGGCAACGCTCAGCAGAGCCAGCGTGGACGGAGTCGAAAGCAGAGAAGTGCGTGAAGGGCGGAGTCCTTCTCGAGAGGCGGAGCGCCGCTCGGTTGACGTCGCttcggagacgaagagaaaggacgcagagtctgtctctgcgggaAATGCGCATGCGGGAGGTGaatgcggcgcggccgcgtatgaggcctccgcagaagagacggaaggcgaagcgcgaggcaaCGTGGACCCGCGTGGCGATAGCGACGCGTGGGAAGGAGAGGAGTCGGATGCGTGTAGCTGCTGCTCTTGCTGCTGTGCGTCCTCGGGAAGCGAGAGCTGCTCGTctggcgcgagaggagacttGGACGACGACAGTTGGGGTTCGAGTGTGCTCGAGGAAGAGGATGAGGAGtggagcgaagaagacagtTTGAGCGGTTCgcccgcggaaggcggcgatgAAACTGCGGGTTGCGGCGCAACAACGCGAGACCAAAAGTCGCCGTTCTTCACCTTTTCGAGCGTGAGCaattctctcgcgcggcagggCACGAACCTGCTGAAGACCGATGCGCCGCACAGCCAAGATGTGGAGGGACAGTGCGGTACAGAAAGAGAAACTGAACGATTTTCCCGCGGGTCCTTTGATGCGGACCTAATCAAACTTGACGGAGACGGAAAACGCGACATCTGTCTGCAGTACCGAAGA CCGACCGGACCCGATATCGTTCGGTCTCTTTTGACGCTGATGAGTTTCAACGTCGCTCAGCAGGCGTATCTGCATGCTGCGCTCCACGGCCTCAAAAG AATCGCGCTCgtcggcttcctcctcgacgtgcccgccttcctcgcctcgctccagCACTCCGTTCGCTTCTGGTCCAAGAACGAAGtccgcgttttcttctgcag CTTGTCTCCCTTTCTAGGTGCCCTCGGAGCATctctggcgcatgcgcggttTCTGTTCGCGACGCGTGGCTCCGGGCGGGCAGTCGACGTGCAGGGCGACgattttttctctgcgccgcactCGCCCTCATCGCTCGCCTGTTCAGCCTGCGGGcacgcctcggcgtctgcaaAATCCAAGTGCGAGAAGAGCCCGAGCTACCTCTCGATTTCCTGTTCGTCTTCCACTCGAACGTCTTCGCCCTTCTATCCCTCAGATCCGAGCGCGGGGCTCTCGCCCGTGCGACAcgacgcgtccgcgctgcctgcgcagagTGCAGCCTCgcaccgcgccgctgcctcgtcgctcgccccGTGTCCGCAGGGcgtttcctcttcatctgcctcttctcccggcttctcctccctctcttccgccgccttttcgtcttctcttttctccggGTCACCGCCGTTCtccctcgcgggcggcgaccgcagagacgtgcgcgtccgcgcgcgagcgagtgGCTGCGGGGtaggcggagacgcgaaggccgccggcgaagcgaagaggcccgcgggagaggaaggcgacggcttGGGCTCTGGCGTGCCGCGCAGACCTGCCTCCAGTCGGGCGCtgtcgcagcctgcgcgggGCTCTGAGGACGCGCGTGTGCACGTTTCGGGTTTCCACGGggctggcgagggcgccgacggcgcggaggaggagcgagacGGGGGgcacgcgctggcgcgcggaggcgcgcatcCGTTGGCTCTGCTCCCGATAAactcgcggcagcagcgcggctgcgtgtgctgcctcctctcgcctgcttcttccgcgtcctcgcttgAGGCATCCGCAGGCTCtgctgaggcggaggccgcgccgcttgtcggcgacgagagccgcgggtcatggcagcggccgctgctgcctcttgcCTTTCTGCATTCATCCGCGCTGACTCAAGAGCCCGGCctcccggcggcggcgctcccaGCCTGTGCAACCGATGAGGTCTCccccgccgaggcgctctcggcgtcctcgctctTTCCGCCGATCTTCCGCACGTCGCCGCAcccgcccttctcgcctgcgacgccgaccTCGTTCGTCCCCAGCGACGCGCCCttctcgacgcgcgccgcctcgctctctctgccgcgatcgtcgccttcgtttgccgcgtccttctcctctttgagcgcctcctccgccgcctgcgcgcggccgtcggcgcggcgggcgcctgcgttttctccttcgttcgcagaggacgcgcacgAGCTGGCGGCCTCacctgcttcgcctccgccgctgctgccgccgccgctgctcccgccgccgccgccgttccTGCCGCCGGTTGCGTCTTGCTTTTACTTGTTGCCCCGCCGCGAGGACTGGAGAGGTCCTGAAAAAGAACACGCAGCGAACGCCGCAGTccacgacgcagagcgcctccgcgagcgcgagcggtag
- a CDS encoding myosin A (encoded by transcript BESB_054090), which produces MASKQSEEVRTALNLKKKSSDVHAVDQSGNVFKGFQIWTDLAPSVKEQPDIMFAKCVVQAGSTKEALKCVQIDPPGHDEVFDVPQGNAWNVNSQIDPMTYGDIGMLPHTNIPCVLDFLKVRFMKNQIYTTADPLVVAINPFRDLGNTTLEWITQYRDAADVTKLAPHVFYTARRALDNLHAVRKSQSIIVSGESGAGKTEATKQIMRYFAAAKSGAMDLRIQNAIMAANPVLEAFGNAKTIRNNNSSRFGRFMQLDVGKEGGIKHGSVVAFLLEKSRVLTQDEQERSYHIFYQMCKGSDAAMKQRFKLLPLTDYKFINPVCLDAPGIDDIAEFHEVCESFRSMNLKDDEIDSIWSIVSGVLLLGNVEVSATKSGGIDDAAAIEGKNLDVFKDACELLFLDAERVRQELTIKVSFAGGNRIEGRWKQADGDMLKSSLAKAMYDKLFMWIIAALNRNIKPDGGFHSFLGMLDIFGFEVFKNNSLEQFFINITNEMLQKNFVDIVFDRESKLYRDEGVSSKELVFTSNAEVINMLTAKNSSVLSALEDQCLAPGGSDEKFLSNCKNMLKGSTKFKPAKVSPNINFLIAHTVGDIQYNAEGFLFKNKDVLRAEIMEIVQQSTNPVVAQLFAGIVMEKGKMAKGQLIGSQFLAQLQSLMELINKTEPHFIRCIKPNDTKKPLDWVSSKMLIQLHALSVLEALQLRQLGYSYRRPFSEFLYQFKFIDLSASENPNLSPKDAAQKLIDSSKISKDDYQIGKTMVFLKQIAAKELTQIQRECLSAWDPLISVIEAVYVKRRYKKMLTKRAPFIMRAQAHIRRHLVDSNVSPATVQKVF; this is translated from the exons ATGGCGAGCAAGCAGTCTGAAGAGGTCAGAACGGCCTTGAATCTGAAGAAGAAATCTTCCGACGTCCACGCCGTCGACCAGTCTGGAAATGTTTTCAAg GGATTCCAAATTTGGACGGATTTGGCGCCTTCGGTGAAGGAGCAGCCAGACATCATGTTCGCTAAGTGCGTCGTCCAGGCAGGCTCCACGAAGGAGGCGCTTAAGTGCGTCCAAATTGATCCCCCCGGGCATGACGAGGTCTTCGACGTGCCGCAGGGGAACGCGTGGAACGTGAACAGCCAGATCGACCCCATGACCTACGGAGACATTGGCATGCTGCCGCACACCAACATCCCCTGCGTTTTGGATTTTCTCAAGGTTCGCTTCATGAAGAATCAGATCTACACGACCGCTGAcccgctcgtcgtcgccatCAACCCCTTCCGCGACCTCGGCAACACCACCCTCGAGTGGATCACTCAGtacagagacgccgccgacgtcACCAAGCTCGCCCCCCACGTCTTCTACACCGCCAGGCGCGCCCTCGACAACCTCCACGCCGTCAGGAAGTCCCAGAGCATCATCGTGTCCG GTGAATCCGGTGCGGGCAAGACTgaggcgacgaagcagaTTATGCGTtacttcgcggcggcgaagtcgGGCGCGATGGATCTGCGCATTCAGAACGCGATTATGGCGGCGAACCCTGTGTTGGAGGCGTTCGGAAATGCAAAGACTATCCGCAACAACAACTCGTCGCGTTTCGGTCGCTTCATGCAGCTAGACGTCGGCAAGGAGGGAGGTATCAAGCATGGCTCTGTCGTCGCGTTTCTGCTCGAGAAGTCGCGTGTGTTGACGCAGGACGAGCAGGAGCGTTCGTACCACATCTTTTACCAGATGTGCAAGGGCTCGGATGCGGCGATGAAGCAGCGCTTCAAGTTGCTGCCGCTCACCGACTACAAATTCATCAACCCGGTGTGCCTGGACGCACCCGGCATCGACGACATCGCCGAGTTCCATGAAGTCTGCGAGTCGTTCCGTTCGATGAACCTGAAGGACGACGAAATCGACAGCATCTGGAGCATTGTCAgcggcgtgctgctgctgggcaACGTCGAGGTCAGCGCTACCAAGTCAGGCGGCatcgacgacgccgcggccatCGAGGGCAAGAACTTGGACGTGTTCAAGGATGCGTGCGAGCTGCTTTTCCTCGACGCAGAGCGTGTGCGCCAGGAGCTCACCATCAAGGTCTCCTTCGCGGGTGGTAACAGGATCGAAGGTCGCTGGAAGCAGGCCGACGGTGACATGCTCAAGTCTTCGTTGGCGAAGGCCATGTACGACAAGCTCTTCATGTGGATCATTGCCGCGCTGAACCGCAACATCAAGCCGGACGGCGGCTTCCATAGTTTCTTGGGAATGCTCGATATCTTTGGCTTCGAAGTCTTCAAGAACAACTCGCTGGAGCAGTTCTTCATCAACATCACGAACGAAATGCTTCAGAAGAACTTCGTCGACATCGTCTTCGATCGCGAAAGCAAGCTCTACCGCGACGAGGGCGTCTCCTCCAAAGAGCTTGTCTTCACCTCGAATGCGGAAGTCATCAACATGCTCACGGCCAAGAACAGctccgtcctctccgcgctaGAGGATCAATGCCTGGCTCCTGGCGGCTCGGATGAGAAGTTCCTCTCGAACTGCAAAAACATGTTGAAAGGCAGCACCAAGTTCAAGCCTGCCAAGGTGTCGCCGAACATCAACTTCCTCATCGCCCACACCGTCGGCGACATCCAGTACAACGCCGAGGGGTTCCTCTTCAAAAACAAGGATGTGCTTCGCGCCGAAATCATGGAAATCGTCCAGCAAAGCACGAAccccgtcgtcgcccagcTTTTTGCGGGCATCGTCATGGAGAAAGGAAAGATGGCGAAGGGTCAACTCATCGGCTCCCAGTTCTTGGCGCAACTCCAGAGCCTCATGGAGCTCATCAAC AAAACGGAACCCCACTTCATCCGTTGCATCAAGCCGAACGACACCAAGAAGCCGCTCGACTGGGTGTCTTCCAAGATGCTTATTCAGTTGCATGCGCTCTCCGTCCTCGAAGCCCTCCAGCTGCGTCAGCTCGGTTACTCTTACAG ACGTCCGTTCAGCGAGTTCCTGTATCAGTTCAAGTTCATTGACCTGTCCGCCTCTGAGAACCCGAACCTCTCCCCAAAGGACGCTGCTCAGAAACTGATCGACTCCTCCAAGATCTCCAAGGACGACTACCAG ATCGGCAAGACGATGGTCTTCTTGAAGCAGATTGCCGCGAAGGAGCTCACGCAGATTCAGCGCGAGTGCCTGAGCGCCTGGGATCCTCTGATCTCCGTCATCGAGGCCGTGTATGTCAAGCGCCGCTACAAGAAGATGCTCACCAAGCGTGCGCCATTCATCATGCGTGCGCAGGCCCACATCCGCAG ACACTTGGTCGACAGCAACGTCTCTCCTGCGACCGTTCAGAAGGTGTTTTAA